A single region of the Streptomyces diastaticus subsp. diastaticus genome encodes:
- a CDS encoding HAD family hydrolase, with product MRLSWEWLTPRRRAATARSVLAGEASAEAARKTSRAPEEALGAGAAEVAAPAGEEPAEPEFPVAGDERAAAFFDLDNTVMQGAALFHFGRGLYKRKFFERRELTRFAWQQAYFRIAGTEDPAHMQDARESALSIVKGHRVAELMSIGEEIYDEYLAGRIWSGTRALAQAHLDAGQRVWLVTAAPVETATIIARRLGLTGALGTVAESVGGVYTGRLVGEPLHGPAKAEAVRALAAAEELDLDRCAAYSDSHNDIPMLSLVGHPYAINPDTKLRKHAREHDWRLRDYRTGRKAAKIGIPAAAGVGALAGGTAAAVAIHRRRS from the coding sequence ATGCGCCTCTCCTGGGAATGGCTGACCCCCCGCAGACGAGCCGCCACCGCGCGCAGCGTGCTGGCGGGCGAGGCGAGCGCCGAGGCCGCCCGCAAGACCTCCCGGGCGCCGGAGGAGGCACTGGGGGCCGGGGCCGCCGAGGTCGCCGCCCCCGCCGGGGAGGAGCCGGCCGAGCCGGAGTTCCCGGTCGCCGGGGACGAGCGCGCCGCCGCCTTCTTCGACCTGGACAACACGGTGATGCAGGGCGCCGCCCTCTTCCACTTCGGCCGCGGCCTGTACAAGCGGAAGTTCTTCGAGCGCCGCGAACTGACCCGCTTCGCCTGGCAGCAGGCGTACTTCCGGATCGCGGGCACCGAGGACCCGGCGCACATGCAGGACGCCCGCGAGTCCGCCCTCTCCATCGTCAAGGGCCACCGCGTCGCCGAACTCATGTCGATCGGCGAGGAGATCTACGACGAGTACCTCGCCGGCCGCATCTGGTCCGGCACCCGCGCCCTCGCCCAGGCCCACCTCGACGCGGGGCAGCGGGTGTGGCTGGTGACGGCGGCGCCGGTGGAGACCGCGACCATCATCGCCCGCAGGCTCGGCCTCACCGGCGCGCTCGGCACCGTCGCCGAGTCGGTCGGCGGGGTCTACACCGGCCGCCTGGTCGGCGAGCCGCTGCACGGCCCGGCCAAGGCCGAGGCGGTCCGGGCACTGGCCGCCGCCGAGGAACTGGACCTCGACCGCTGCGCCGCCTACAGCGACTCGCACAACGACATCCCGATGCTCTCGCTGGTCGGCCACCCCTACGCCATCAACCCGGACACCAAGCTCCGCAAGCACGCCCGCGAACACGACTGGCGGCTGCGCGACTACCGGACCGGGCGCAAGGCCGCCAAGATCGGCATTCCGGCCGCCGCCGGGGTCGGCGCGCTGGCCGGCGGTACCGCCGCCGCCGTCGCGATCCACCGCCGCCGCTCCTGA
- a CDS encoding redox-sensing transcriptional repressor Rex, whose translation MATGRTHRPATRSRGIPEATVARLPLYLRALTALSERSVPTVSSEELATAAGVNSAKLRKDFSYLGSYGTRGVGYDVEYLVYQISRELGLTQDWPVVIVGVGNLGAALANYGGFASRGFRVAALLDQDPALTGRTVAGMAVSHTDDLERIVTENGVSIGVITIPAGGAQQVCDRLVAAGVTSILNFAPTVLSVPEGVDVRKVDLSIELQILAFHEQRKAGEDAVTPAADLPVPPHTTPRKGPDGDVPAVMPA comes from the coding sequence GTGGCAACTGGCCGAACTCACCGACCGGCGACCCGCAGCCGAGGAATTCCCGAGGCCACGGTCGCCAGGCTTCCGCTCTACCTGCGAGCTCTCACCGCGCTGTCGGAGCGCTCCGTCCCCACGGTCTCCTCCGAGGAGCTGGCGACGGCGGCGGGCGTCAACTCGGCGAAGCTGCGCAAGGACTTCTCCTACCTCGGCTCCTACGGGACGCGCGGTGTCGGTTACGACGTCGAGTACCTCGTGTACCAGATCTCCCGTGAGCTGGGCCTGACCCAGGACTGGCCCGTCGTCATCGTCGGCGTCGGCAACCTCGGCGCGGCCCTCGCCAACTACGGCGGCTTCGCCTCGCGCGGCTTCCGGGTCGCGGCCCTGCTCGACCAGGACCCCGCGCTGACCGGGCGCACCGTCGCGGGCATGGCCGTCTCGCACACCGACGACCTGGAGCGGATCGTCACCGAGAACGGCGTCTCCATCGGCGTCATCACGATCCCCGCGGGCGGGGCCCAGCAGGTCTGCGACCGGCTCGTGGCCGCCGGGGTCACCTCCATCCTGAACTTCGCGCCGACCGTCCTCTCGGTGCCCGAGGGCGTCGACGTGCGCAAGGTCGACCTCTCCATCGAGTTGCAGATCCTCGCCTTCCACGAGCAGCGCAAGGCCGGTGAGGACGCCGTCACGCCCGCCGCCGACCTGCCCGTGCCGCCGCACACCACCCCCCGCAAGGGACCCGACGGGGACGTTCCCGCCGTGATGCCGGCATGA
- a CDS encoding glutaredoxin family protein produces MAGMSPVFRRAKKAPAERVVTLVGKPGCHLCDDAREVIAAVCAEVGAAWEEKDILQDQALHDAYWEQIPVVLVDGEQHDFWRVSPERLRKALS; encoded by the coding sequence ATGGCCGGTATGAGTCCGGTGTTCCGTCGTGCGAAGAAGGCTCCCGCCGAGCGGGTCGTCACCCTGGTGGGCAAGCCCGGGTGCCATCTCTGCGACGACGCCCGCGAGGTGATCGCGGCCGTCTGCGCCGAGGTGGGCGCGGCCTGGGAGGAGAAGGACATCCTCCAGGACCAGGCGCTGCACGACGCCTACTGGGAGCAGATCCCGGTCGTGCTCGTCGACGGCGAGCAGCACGACTTCTGGCGGGTCAGTCCGGAGCGGCTGCGCAAGGCGCTGAGCTGA